One genomic region from Fibrobacter sp. encodes:
- the rpe gene encoding ribulose-phosphate 3-epimerase: protein MKQIIAPSVLNANFLELGNGLKAIENGGAGLVHLDIMDGHFVPNISFGPGISACVKKGTSLPLDCHLMIANPENYVGEFAKAGAHLISVHAETTNHLDRLLHQIAELGVKPAVAINPATPLTSIKHVLDIVDMVLVMSVNPGFGGQSLIPYCLDKIRELRQMKPELDIQIDGGVKLDNILACKEAGANVFVVGSAIFGKPNPEEVCREFVKLVNG from the coding sequence ATGAAGCAAATTATCGCACCCAGCGTCTTAAACGCAAACTTTCTGGAATTAGGCAACGGCCTCAAGGCCATCGAAAACGGCGGCGCAGGCCTCGTTCACTTGGACATCATGGACGGACACTTTGTTCCGAACATCAGCTTTGGCCCGGGCATTTCCGCCTGCGTCAAGAAGGGCACAAGCCTTCCGCTGGATTGCCACTTGATGATCGCCAATCCCGAAAACTACGTAGGTGAATTTGCAAAGGCTGGCGCACACCTCATCAGCGTCCACGCCGAAACCACTAACCATCTGGATCGTTTGCTGCACCAGATTGCAGAACTTGGCGTAAAGCCCGCTGTTGCCATCAACCCGGCAACCCCGCTTACAAGCATCAAGCATGTTCTCGACATCGTTGACATGGTTCTGGTGATGTCTGTGAATCCGGGTTTCGGCGGCCAGAGCCTCATTCCCTACTGCCTGGACAAAATTCGCGAACTTCGCCAGATGAAGCCGGAACTTGACATCCAGATCGATGGCGGCGTCAAGCTGGACAACATCCTCGCTTGCAAGGAAGCTGGCGCAAACGTATTCGTCGTAGGCTCCGCAATCTTCGGCAAGCCCAATCCCGAAGAAGTCTGCCGCGAATTCGTAAAGTTGGTCAACGGCTAA